In one Brevibacterium sp. CBA3109 genomic region, the following are encoded:
- the cysS gene encoding cysteine--tRNA ligase, which translates to MTIALYNTASRTTDELRPVNAGHVGIYVCGATVQGEPHIGHLRSASVFDQLRRWLMYRGYSVTLVRNVTDIDDKILSKSAEEGRPWFTHAFTYERAFTQAYAALDVLPPSYEPRATGHITEMIELIDRLLDAGYAYQALDGSGDVYFAATSWADYGELTNQRLDDMEPANDADMRGKKDARDFALWKAHKPGEPDTASWPAPWGRGRPGWHIECSAMSTKYLGENFDIHGGGLDLRFPHHENELAQSRAAGDRFANIWMHSGLLNVGGDKMSKSLGNSVFASELFHRYSPLAVRYFLTGASYRSILEFSPEAMDRQTASLDRLANFLQRARQALRDEAPALPDVSDSYRGRSVDVPAEFAAALDDDLGVPRALSVVFAKVTEGAKLLYSGQDRNTLRQIVAEVELMLDILGVNPSAEAWAQSGANATVESALDSLVDALAAQRAEAKAEKDFATADAIRDNLASAGIVIEDTADGYRYHVKDS; encoded by the coding sequence GTGACTATCGCTCTGTACAACACCGCCAGCCGCACCACCGACGAACTGCGCCCCGTCAATGCCGGGCACGTGGGCATCTATGTCTGTGGTGCCACGGTGCAGGGCGAGCCCCACATCGGCCACCTGCGCTCCGCCTCGGTCTTCGACCAGCTTCGTCGCTGGCTGATGTACCGCGGCTACAGCGTCACTCTGGTCCGCAACGTCACGGACATCGACGACAAGATCCTGTCGAAGTCCGCCGAGGAGGGCCGGCCCTGGTTCACCCATGCCTTCACATACGAGCGGGCCTTCACCCAGGCCTACGCCGCCCTCGATGTGCTGCCTCCCAGCTACGAACCCCGCGCCACCGGGCACATCACGGAGATGATCGAGCTCATCGATCGACTCCTCGACGCAGGCTATGCCTACCAGGCTCTCGACGGCAGCGGTGATGTGTACTTCGCGGCCACCTCTTGGGCGGACTACGGGGAGCTGACCAACCAGCGCCTCGATGATATGGAGCCCGCCAACGATGCGGATATGCGGGGGAAGAAGGACGCCAGGGACTTTGCTCTGTGGAAGGCGCACAAGCCCGGCGAGCCCGACACCGCTTCGTGGCCGGCTCCCTGGGGTCGCGGCCGACCGGGCTGGCACATCGAATGCTCGGCCATGTCGACGAAGTACCTCGGCGAGAATTTCGACATCCACGGAGGCGGACTGGATCTGCGTTTCCCCCATCATGAGAACGAGCTGGCCCAGTCGCGCGCGGCTGGTGACCGGTTCGCCAACATCTGGATGCATTCGGGCCTGCTCAACGTGGGCGGGGACAAGATGTCGAAGTCACTGGGCAACTCGGTCTTCGCCTCCGAGCTCTTCCACCGTTACAGCCCGCTGGCTGTGCGGTATTTCCTCACCGGTGCCAGCTACCGGTCGATCCTCGAGTTCTCACCCGAGGCCATGGACCGGCAGACCGCCTCGCTCGACCGTTTGGCGAACTTTCTCCAGCGAGCTCGGCAGGCACTTCGAGACGAGGCGCCGGCACTGCCCGACGTCAGCGACTCCTACCGCGGTCGCAGCGTCGACGTGCCCGCGGAGTTCGCAGCCGCCCTCGACGACGACCTCGGCGTGCCCCGCGCACTGTCCGTGGTCTTCGCGAAGGTCACAGAGGGTGCGAAACTCCTCTACTCCGGCCAGGACCGGAACACACTCAGACAGATCGTCGCCGAGGTGGAGCTGATGCTCGATATCCTGGGAGTCAATCCCAGCGCCGAGGCGTGGGCTCAGTCAGGAGCGAATGCGACGGTGGAATCGGCGCTGGATTCCCTCGTCGATGCGCTCGCCGCACAAAGAGCTGAGGCGAAGGCGGAGAAGGACTTCGCCACCGCCGATGCGATCCGCGACAATCTGGCCTCCGCCGGAATCGTCATCGAGGACACGGCCGACGGTTACCGCTACCACGTCAAAGACAGTTGA
- a CDS encoding sodium-dependent transporter, whose amino-acid sequence MSSTKSPQREVFASRGAFIFAAIGSAVGLGNIWRFPYVAYENGGGAFLIPYLIALLTAGIPLLFFTYALGHRTRAAAPLAYRSFSRAAEPIGWFKTGIAFIIGIYYAAIIGWAGCFMFFSLKLSWGDDAESFFFGEYLHLGDPGVSFEFVPGVLIPVILVWIVTVGILILGVQNGIARFSKLFIPLLVVVFLILVIRSLFLPGAGAGLNALFTPNFEALTDPGVWIAAYGQIFFSLSICFGIMITYASYLKKKTNLTGAGLVVGFSNSAFEILAGIGVFAALGFMAAAQGTAVGDVASGGIGLAFVAFPTLISQMPGGAFFGFAFFACLVFAGLTSLISIVQVPIQALREKFGWSNKLSVFIVGGLMAVISVLLMTTITGLYVLDTMDAWANNLGIVGAAVLALVMVGWVLRKLPVLRDHLNAVSSFKVNKIWLACVGVITPVLLIYMLIQQIITFATEGYEDYPPGLLGVFGWGMIGLLAVVSIVLTLVKWPQSSIDATKIAIADSVAEENKAAEQNKGV is encoded by the coding sequence ATGTCTTCCACCAAATCACCCCAGAGGGAGGTCTTCGCCTCCCGTGGCGCGTTCATCTTCGCAGCCATCGGTTCAGCAGTGGGCCTCGGCAATATCTGGCGCTTCCCATATGTCGCCTATGAGAACGGCGGCGGCGCGTTCCTCATTCCTTACCTCATCGCCCTCCTCACAGCCGGAATTCCGCTGCTCTTCTTCACCTATGCGCTCGGCCACCGGACTCGAGCGGCTGCACCTCTGGCCTATCGCTCCTTCAGCCGAGCTGCGGAACCGATCGGCTGGTTCAAAACTGGAATCGCCTTCATCATCGGCATCTACTACGCCGCCATCATCGGCTGGGCGGGCTGCTTCATGTTCTTCTCCCTCAAACTGTCGTGGGGAGACGACGCGGAGAGCTTCTTCTTCGGTGAGTACCTCCACCTGGGCGACCCCGGCGTATCGTTCGAATTCGTCCCCGGTGTGCTCATCCCGGTCATTCTGGTCTGGATAGTCACCGTCGGCATTCTCATCCTCGGCGTGCAGAATGGAATCGCCCGCTTCTCGAAGCTCTTCATTCCGCTGCTTGTCGTCGTCTTCCTCATCCTCGTCATCAGGTCACTCTTCCTGCCGGGTGCCGGCGCGGGTCTCAATGCACTCTTCACGCCGAACTTCGAGGCGCTCACCGATCCGGGAGTATGGATCGCGGCCTACGGTCAGATCTTCTTCTCACTGTCGATCTGCTTCGGCATCATGATCACCTATGCCTCGTACCTCAAGAAAAAGACGAACCTCACCGGCGCCGGCCTGGTTGTCGGGTTCTCCAACTCGGCGTTTGAGATCCTCGCCGGAATCGGCGTATTCGCGGCATTGGGCTTCATGGCCGCAGCACAGGGAACTGCCGTCGGCGACGTCGCATCGGGCGGCATCGGCCTCGCCTTCGTCGCGTTCCCGACCTTGATCTCGCAAATGCCCGGTGGTGCCTTCTTCGGCTTTGCGTTCTTCGCCTGCCTTGTCTTTGCCGGCCTCACCTCGCTCATCTCGATCGTGCAGGTGCCGATCCAGGCGCTGCGCGAGAAGTTCGGCTGGAGCAACAAGCTCTCCGTCTTCATCGTCGGAGGCCTCATGGCCGTTATCTCGGTGCTGCTGATGACGACGATCACCGGACTCTACGTTCTCGACACCATGGATGCGTGGGCGAACAACCTCGGAATCGTCGGGGCTGCAGTGCTCGCACTGGTCATGGTCGGCTGGGTCCTGCGCAAGCTTCCGGTCCTGCGCGATCATCTCAACGCGGTCTCGAGCTTCAAGGTCAACAAAATCTGGCTCGCCTGTGTCGGTGTGATCACGCCTGTGCTGCTCATCTACATGCTCATTCAGCAGATCATCACCTTTGCCACCGAAGGCTATGAGGACTACCCACCAGGCCTGTTGGGCGTCTTCGGCTGGGGCATGATCGGCCTGTTGGCAGTGGTCTCCATCGTACTCACGCTGGTGAAATGGCCGCAGTCGTCCATCGATGCGACCAAGATCGCTATCGCCGATTCCGTCGCAGAAGAGAACAAAGCTGCTGAACAGAACAAGGGAGTTTGA
- a CDS encoding methionine/alanine import family NSS transporter small subunit, with protein sequence MGTSAIIMMIIAIVTVWGGLGAAIVHLRKHPDGE encoded by the coding sequence ATGGGTACGTCAGCAATCATCATGATGATCATCGCCATTGTCACCGTGTGGGGCGGGCTCGGAGCCGCGATCGTCCACCTGCGCAAGCACCCGGACGGCGAGTGA
- a CDS encoding S-(hydroxymethyl)mycothiol dehydrogenase, which produces MPQTVKGVIARSKGAPVELTDIVIPDPGPGEVIVDVKSCGVCHTDFHYREGGISDDYPFLLGHESAGTVSEIGEGVTEVEVGDFVILNWRAICGECRACKRGEPWYCFDTHNASQKMTLPDGTELEAALGIGSFAEKTLVAAGQCTKVPEADPAVVGLLGCGVMAGIGAAINTGEVTRGKSVAVIGCGGVGCAAIAGSALAGAGTIIALDIDDTKLEWAKDLGATHTVNTRGKSEDEVVAAIQELTGGFGVDVAIDSVGRPETWRQAFYGRDLAGTVVLVGVPTPEMELSVPLLDVFGRGGRLKSSWYGDCLPERDFPMLVDLYQQGRVPLEKFVSERIGLGDVEKAFEKMSQGKVLRSVVEF; this is translated from the coding sequence ATGCCACAGACCGTCAAAGGTGTCATTGCCCGCAGCAAGGGGGCACCGGTCGAACTCACCGACATCGTCATTCCCGATCCGGGCCCCGGCGAGGTCATCGTCGATGTGAAGTCGTGTGGCGTCTGCCACACGGACTTCCACTATCGCGAGGGCGGAATCAGCGACGACTACCCGTTCCTGCTCGGCCACGAATCTGCAGGCACGGTCTCAGAGATCGGAGAAGGCGTCACCGAAGTCGAGGTGGGCGATTTCGTCATCCTCAACTGGCGTGCGATCTGCGGCGAGTGCCGCGCCTGCAAGCGCGGTGAGCCCTGGTACTGCTTCGACACCCACAACGCCTCACAGAAGATGACGCTGCCCGACGGCACCGAGCTCGAGGCGGCATTGGGCATCGGCTCCTTCGCGGAGAAGACCCTGGTCGCGGCCGGACAGTGCACGAAGGTCCCCGAGGCTGACCCTGCTGTCGTGGGCCTGCTGGGCTGCGGCGTAATGGCCGGAATCGGCGCCGCGATCAACACCGGCGAGGTCACCCGCGGCAAGTCTGTGGCCGTCATCGGCTGCGGCGGAGTCGGCTGCGCGGCCATCGCCGGTTCTGCGCTGGCAGGTGCCGGCACGATCATTGCCCTCGACATCGATGACACGAAGCTGGAGTGGGCGAAGGATCTCGGTGCCACTCATACGGTCAATACTCGCGGCAAGAGCGAGGACGAGGTTGTCGCAGCCATCCAGGAACTGACCGGTGGCTTCGGCGTCGATGTCGCCATCGACTCTGTGGGACGTCCCGAGACCTGGCGTCAGGCCTTCTACGGCCGTGATCTTGCGGGCACCGTGGTGCTCGTGGGCGTGCCGACTCCGGAGATGGAGTTGAGCGTGCCGCTGCTCGACGTCTTCGGTCGTGGAGGCCGCCTGAAGTCCTCCTGGTACGGCGATTGCCTGCCCGAGCGGGACTTCCCGATGCTCGTCGACCTCTATCAGCAGGGACGCGTTCCGTTGGAGAAGTTCGTCTCCGAGCGGATCGGACTCGGCGACGTCGAGAAGGCATTCGAGAAGATGAGCCAAGGCAAGGTACTGCGATCGGTGGTGGAGTTCTGA
- a CDS encoding MBL fold metallo-hydrolase, translated as MTAIEHLVTSGTFSLDGGTWDVDNNVWIIGDDSEVIVIDPAHDVNAIAEKVGSREVKAILLTHGHDDHVGVVRDFAHRVGNPPVYLNPEDHVLWDMTYDSYRPDAEIADGDTWTVGGVRVKALHTPGHSPGSTCFFIETGLPVPASAGAGRAVGPVLFSGDTLFHGGPGATGRSHSSFETIIESIRTVLFKLPDATVVLTGHGEPTSIGAEAPSLEDWIKRGE; from the coding sequence ATGACGGCAATCGAGCACCTGGTCACGTCCGGAACGTTCTCGCTCGATGGCGGAACCTGGGACGTGGACAACAACGTCTGGATAATCGGCGACGATTCCGAAGTCATCGTCATCGATCCCGCGCATGACGTCAACGCCATCGCGGAGAAGGTCGGGTCACGTGAGGTCAAGGCGATCCTGCTGACCCACGGTCATGACGACCATGTCGGAGTCGTCCGCGACTTCGCCCACCGGGTAGGCAACCCGCCCGTCTACCTCAACCCCGAGGACCACGTCCTGTGGGACATGACCTATGACAGCTACCGCCCCGACGCGGAAATCGCCGACGGCGACACCTGGACCGTCGGCGGGGTGAGGGTCAAAGCCCTGCACACGCCCGGACACTCCCCCGGTTCGACCTGCTTCTTCATCGAAACCGGGCTGCCGGTGCCCGCCTCAGCGGGAGCGGGCCGAGCAGTCGGCCCCGTGCTGTTCTCCGGAGACACACTCTTCCACGGCGGCCCGGGAGCCACCGGCCGTTCGCACTCGAGCTTCGAGACGATCATCGAGTCGATCAGGACCGTCCTGTTCAAGCTCCCCGATGCCACGGTCGTCCTCACCGGACACGGTGAGCCGACATCGATCGGTGCCGAAGCGCCGTCGCTGGAGGATTGGATCAAACGCGGAGAGTGA
- a CDS encoding amino acid permease — MKPRHLVMMSLGSAIGAGLFVGSGAGVQAAGPAVLISYVVAGLIVIFVMRALGELVAADPNPGAFSHYAGRAMGPAAAFAVGALWWVQLCLVVAAEATAAAQIAVSYVPSIPQWVIALAIMVIFTAINLTTSGSFGEFEFWFSLIKVAFVTLFLVLGAAYLFGWTPAEPPAAVFTDGFMPTGLPGVAAGLLVVAFAFGGIEIVAVAAAETANPSRSVTQAIKTIVWRILFLYIGSVAIIVLVLDWKDERLSESPFVAVLDTAGLPAVASLLAAVIVIALLSSMNANIYGASRMAFSMSERKMLPTGLGRTTKRGVPMAAVLATSAFGFVAVALNYFWAAEVLRILLNVVGSTLIVTWVVTLVSQIIIRRRAEAAGDELPLKMWLFPWLSYATLAGIALIIVLGLTVESVRIQILGTLVFTAALYGIGCLVTRKSKI, encoded by the coding sequence ATGAAGCCCCGCCATCTGGTCATGATGAGCCTCGGGTCGGCGATCGGAGCCGGCCTGTTCGTGGGCTCCGGTGCCGGTGTCCAGGCTGCAGGTCCCGCCGTCCTCATCTCCTATGTGGTCGCCGGACTCATCGTCATCTTCGTCATGCGAGCCCTCGGAGAGCTCGTGGCTGCCGACCCGAACCCGGGGGCCTTCTCCCACTACGCTGGGCGAGCCATGGGTCCTGCCGCCGCATTCGCCGTCGGCGCCCTCTGGTGGGTCCAGCTCTGCCTCGTCGTTGCCGCAGAGGCCACTGCCGCCGCACAGATCGCGGTCAGCTACGTCCCGTCGATCCCGCAATGGGTCATCGCACTGGCCATCATGGTCATCTTCACCGCGATCAACCTCACCACCTCGGGCAGCTTCGGAGAATTCGAATTCTGGTTCTCTCTCATCAAGGTCGCCTTCGTGACCCTGTTCCTCGTCCTCGGGGCCGCATACCTGTTCGGCTGGACTCCCGCAGAACCACCGGCAGCGGTCTTCACCGACGGATTCATGCCCACGGGTCTCCCCGGTGTCGCCGCTGGCCTTCTCGTCGTGGCGTTCGCCTTCGGCGGCATCGAGATCGTGGCGGTCGCCGCGGCCGAGACCGCGAATCCGAGCCGCAGCGTGACGCAGGCGATCAAAACCATCGTGTGGCGCATCCTGTTCCTCTACATCGGTTCTGTCGCGATCATCGTCCTCGTCCTCGATTGGAAAGACGAACGGCTGAGCGAATCGCCCTTCGTCGCTGTCCTCGACACTGCCGGTCTCCCGGCCGTCGCCTCGCTCCTGGCCGCGGTCATCGTCATCGCCCTGCTGTCATCGATGAATGCCAACATCTACGGTGCCTCCAGAATGGCGTTCTCCATGTCCGAGCGGAAGATGCTGCCGACAGGACTGGGTCGCACGACCAAACGCGGCGTTCCGATGGCAGCGGTGCTGGCCACCTCGGCGTTTGGTTTCGTGGCGGTGGCACTGAATTACTTCTGGGCCGCCGAGGTGCTCAGAATACTGCTCAACGTCGTCGGGTCGACGCTCATCGTCACCTGGGTCGTGACGCTGGTGTCCCAGATCATCATCCGGCGTCGCGCCGAGGCCGCCGGTGACGAACTGCCGTTGAAGATGTGGCTCTTCCCCTGGCTGTCCTATGCGACGCTGGCGGGCATCGCCTTGATCATCGTCCTCGGCCTGACTGTGGAGTCCGTGCGGATCCAGATACTCGGCACTCTGGTCTTCACCGCGGCGCTCTACGGGATCGGATGCCTGGTCACGCGCAAGAGCAAGATCTGA
- the ispF gene encoding 2-C-methyl-D-erythritol 2,4-cyclodiphosphate synthase, giving the protein MVIPRTGIGVDVHAYSDDPERELWVAGLKWPGERGLDGHSDSDVAAHACCDALFSAAGIGDLGQHFGVDRPEFAGASGAVLLAEAARQVRAAGFEIGNVCVQVIGNRPKIGTRRIDAQQVLSQAAGADVSVSGTTTDALGLTGRGEGVAAIANALVYPSARDEASVAAPTPH; this is encoded by the coding sequence ATGGTGATTCCGCGCACCGGCATCGGAGTCGACGTGCACGCCTACTCCGACGATCCTGAGCGTGAGCTCTGGGTCGCGGGATTGAAATGGCCCGGCGAACGTGGGCTCGACGGCCACTCCGATTCTGATGTTGCCGCCCATGCGTGCTGTGATGCGCTGTTCTCCGCCGCGGGGATCGGTGATCTCGGTCAGCACTTCGGCGTCGACCGGCCCGAGTTCGCGGGCGCCTCCGGAGCCGTTCTCCTCGCCGAGGCGGCACGCCAGGTCCGCGCGGCGGGTTTCGAGATCGGCAATGTCTGTGTCCAGGTCATCGGCAACCGTCCGAAGATCGGCACCAGGCGGATCGACGCCCAACAGGTGCTGTCCCAGGCAGCTGGCGCCGACGTCTCTGTGTCCGGGACAACGACCGATGCACTCGGTCTGACAGGACGCGGCGAAGGAGTCGCGGCCATCGCGAATGCTCTTGTCTATCCCAGTGCGCGCGACGAGGCGTCGGTGGCAGCACCGACACCGCACTGA
- a CDS encoding IspD/TarI family cytidylyltransferase, with the protein MGSADPKALVRLNGKSLLARSLEAIVSSGVASSIVVAAPEEFLMRARSEIDNISESGLGDSEASISGIRITVVAGGNDRIESVQSALKYAGAADIVLVHDAARALTPSDVFRRVAAAVRAGAEAVVPVLPMTDTVRRAERRPAVKSDHRPTTADVPPVPLPRPDSNGRQNMVESGADSDPEFPTVEVLHGDLDRSRLRRVQTPQGFTSAILRRAHEEYDHGQAASWPGGLGATDDAGLVERLGVDVVAVDGDEEALKITYPLDLVLGEHIAKQRDGTTRDTK; encoded by the coding sequence TTGGGCAGTGCAGACCCGAAGGCCCTCGTTCGTCTGAACGGGAAGAGCCTTCTGGCTCGTAGTCTTGAGGCGATCGTCTCCTCGGGAGTGGCTTCTTCAATTGTGGTTGCCGCTCCCGAGGAGTTTTTAATGCGTGCCCGCAGCGAAATCGATAACATCTCGGAATCGGGGCTCGGGGATTCGGAAGCCAGTATTTCGGGCATTCGAATCACAGTTGTAGCAGGTGGAAATGATCGAATCGAATCTGTGCAATCGGCCTTGAAATATGCCGGTGCCGCTGACATTGTTCTGGTCCACGATGCCGCCCGCGCATTGACACCGTCCGACGTCTTCCGTCGTGTGGCCGCGGCTGTCCGCGCCGGCGCCGAGGCGGTCGTTCCTGTCTTGCCGATGACCGACACCGTGCGCCGCGCGGAGAGGCGTCCCGCAGTGAAATCGGATCACCGTCCCACCACGGCCGACGTACCCCCGGTCCCTCTGCCGCGACCAGACTCAAACGGTCGGCAGAACATGGTCGAATCCGGCGCCGACAGCGACCCGGAGTTTCCGACCGTTGAGGTCCTCCACGGTGATCTCGACCGTTCGCGCCTCCGCCGGGTTCAAACTCCACAGGGATTCACCTCAGCCATCCTGCGCCGAGCACACGAGGAATACGACCACGGCCAGGCCGCCTCATGGCCTGGGGGCCTCGGAGCCACGGATGACGCGGGACTCGTCGAGCGCCTCGGTGTCGACGTTGTCGCTGTCGACGGTGACGAGGAAGCACTGAAGATCACCTACCCGCTCGATCTCGTGCTCGGTGAGCACATCGCGAAGCAGCGGGATGGGACGACGAGGGACACGAAGTAG
- a CDS encoding CarD family transcriptional regulator has protein sequence MSFEVGDTVVYPHHGAATIQDIKKRTIKGEEKLYLKLQVAHGDLVIEVPAENCDLVGVRDVVGEEGVEKVFNVLRAEFVEEPTNWSRRYKANLEKLQSGDVIKVAEVVRDLWRREQDRGLSTGEKRMLSKARQILVSELALAEKKEESEAEAILDEVLAS, from the coding sequence ATGAGTTTCGAGGTCGGCGACACAGTTGTCTATCCACATCACGGTGCAGCGACAATCCAAGATATCAAAAAACGAACCATCAAAGGTGAGGAGAAACTGTATCTCAAGCTCCAGGTCGCCCATGGTGATCTAGTGATCGAAGTTCCTGCGGAAAACTGCGACCTCGTCGGTGTGCGAGATGTCGTCGGTGAAGAGGGTGTTGAGAAGGTATTCAACGTCCTCCGCGCGGAATTCGTCGAAGAGCCCACGAACTGGTCTCGTCGCTACAAGGCGAATCTTGAGAAGCTGCAGTCCGGTGACGTGATCAAGGTTGCCGAAGTCGTTCGCGACCTGTGGCGTCGCGAGCAGGACCGCGGCTTGTCGACTGGTGAGAAGCGCATGTTGTCCAAGGCCCGTCAGATCCTCGTTTCCGAACTCGCATTGGCCGAGAAGAAAGAGGAATCCGAAGCAGAGGCCATTCTGGACGAAGTGCTCGCGTCCTGA
- a CDS encoding response regulator transcription factor, with translation MTRILLVEDEDSFSDPLSYLLGKEGYEVSVADDGLKALADFDRNGADLVLLDLMLPGVSGTEVCRELRAKSSVPIIMLTAKDSEIDKVVGLELGADDYVTKPYSSRELLARVRAVLRRNVESEVFDDESVLEAGGVRIDVERHVVSVRGEELSMPLKEFELLEILIRNSGRVMTRGQLIDRVWGEDYVGDTKTLDVHVKRLRAKVEQNPSEPRLLTTVRGLGYKFEA, from the coding sequence GTGACTCGAATTCTGCTTGTCGAGGACGAGGACTCGTTCTCGGACCCTCTGTCGTACCTGCTCGGAAAAGAAGGATACGAGGTGAGCGTTGCCGATGACGGTTTGAAGGCTCTTGCGGACTTCGACCGCAACGGTGCCGACCTCGTTCTGCTCGACCTCATGCTGCCGGGAGTCTCCGGCACCGAGGTGTGTCGAGAGCTGCGCGCGAAGTCCAGTGTGCCGATCATCATGCTCACGGCCAAGGACTCGGAGATCGACAAGGTGGTGGGGCTCGAACTCGGCGCAGACGACTACGTGACCAAGCCCTATTCCTCGCGTGAGCTGCTGGCCAGGGTACGCGCGGTGCTGCGGCGCAACGTCGAATCGGAAGTCTTCGACGATGAGTCGGTGCTCGAAGCCGGGGGAGTCCGCATCGATGTCGAACGTCACGTCGTCAGCGTTCGCGGCGAAGAGCTGTCGATGCCGTTGAAGGAGTTCGAGCTGCTGGAGATTCTCATTCGCAACTCTGGTCGAGTGATGACACGCGGCCAGCTCATCGATCGGGTCTGGGGAGAGGACTACGTTGGCGACACGAAGACCCTCGACGTCCACGTCAAGCGTCTGCGTGCCAAGGTCGAGCAGAATCCTTCGGAGCCGCGTCTCCTCACCACTGTGCGCGGACTCGGCTACAAGTTCGAAGCCTGA
- a CDS encoding sensor histidine kinase, with amino-acid sequence MDLLIVAVLTGIVGLGLGIAGILAFRFSERSRDAADLHSEDDLPEGIAEVLAVLPSAAIVLDAGDDVVKASPAAYTFGLVRGHSLASPEMLRMVGRVRSRGLIEEIELEQKREQTDSILRFLHARVAPLGTAFVLVLCDDQTESKRVDSIRRDFVANVSHELKTPIGAMSLLAEAVTDFSDDPQAVERFGGRMQRESKRLTQLVQEIIDLSRVQDHTAPSAAEKISAAEVVDDAADRARTRAEGKSIHIEVSPPSRLLIEGNYELLVNAVRNLIDNAINYSPDGTRVGVGVELVDERVEISVTDQGIGLSAQDTERVFERFYRVDPARSRITGGTGLGLSIVKHIIATHGGQVKVWSRLGKGSTFTVVLPLAGNVSDDEASSSAPDGVLLNHSARADAGDAGTAEAAAGDAEHGVSETGVDEAADHDTDDDKGVSTVENETTQVLKTGSKQRKLTT; translated from the coding sequence GTGGACCTCTTGATCGTAGCGGTTCTGACCGGCATCGTCGGTCTGGGACTGGGCATAGCGGGAATTCTGGCGTTTCGTTTCAGCGAACGCTCCCGTGATGCTGCCGATCTGCATTCTGAGGACGACCTGCCGGAGGGCATCGCTGAGGTTCTGGCCGTGCTGCCCTCGGCCGCGATCGTTCTCGACGCCGGCGACGACGTCGTCAAAGCGTCCCCGGCCGCGTACACCTTCGGACTGGTCAGAGGGCATTCGCTGGCATCGCCCGAAATGCTGCGTATGGTTGGACGAGTCCGTTCCAGAGGTCTCATCGAAGAGATCGAACTCGAACAGAAGCGCGAGCAGACGGATTCGATCCTGCGGTTCCTCCATGCTCGCGTGGCGCCCTTGGGCACGGCCTTCGTTCTCGTCCTCTGTGACGACCAGACCGAGTCCAAGCGCGTTGACTCCATTCGGCGTGATTTCGTCGCCAACGTCTCCCACGAACTCAAGACCCCCATCGGCGCGATGTCCCTCCTCGCCGAGGCGGTCACCGACTTCTCCGATGATCCGCAGGCCGTCGAACGCTTCGGCGGTCGCATGCAGCGGGAGTCGAAGCGGCTGACCCAGCTGGTGCAGGAGATCATCGACCTGTCCCGCGTCCAGGACCACACGGCGCCGTCTGCGGCGGAGAAGATCTCGGCCGCCGAGGTGGTCGATGATGCCGCTGACCGTGCCCGTACCCGTGCTGAAGGCAAGAGCATCCACATCGAGGTCTCACCCCCGAGCAGACTGCTCATCGAGGGCAACTACGAACTCCTCGTCAATGCGGTGCGCAACCTCATCGACAACGCCATCAACTACTCACCCGACGGGACTCGCGTCGGCGTCGGCGTCGAGCTCGTCGATGAACGGGTCGAGATCTCCGTGACCGACCAGGGAATCGGCCTGTCCGCTCAGGACACCGAGCGTGTCTTCGAACGGTTCTACCGCGTCGACCCAGCGCGCTCGCGCATCACTGGCGGAACTGGGCTGGGGCTGAGTATCGTCAAGCACATCATTGCCACGCACGGCGGACAGGTGAAGGTCTGGAGCCGTCTCGGCAAGGGTTCGACCTTCACTGTTGTGCTCCCGCTGGCAGGCAACGTCTCCGATGACGAAGCGTCCTCCTCGGCGCCCGATGGGGTCCTGCTGAATCACTCGGCTCGGGCGGATGCCGGCGACGCAGGAACTGCTGAGGCAGCTGCCGGCGACGCGGAGCATGGCGTATCCGAAACCGGTGTCGATGAAGCCGCCGACCATGACACTGACGATGACAAGGGTGTCAGCACAGTGGAGAATGAGACAACCCAGGTTTTGAAAACCGGAAGCAAACAAAGGAAGCTCACAACGTGA